A stretch of DNA from Campylobacter concisus:
TCGTCCAAGCTGGACTACTTACAAAGACGCAACAGTCGTTCAAGTAATAGCTAACCTTCCAACTGAACAAAAAGTCTTAAAAACCTTAAAAATAAAAGATGCTAGCATCCAAACAGAGGCGGCTGAGTTAAAAGTAGCAAACGATAAGCTAAATGCTAATCAAAAAGCTCAATCAGTCAAAATCATCGGCAAAGATGCAAATCAAACTCTTACTCGCACAGCTGATGGTGCAGTAACATATATAAATGAAAAAGGCGCAAAAGAAGAATTCCAAGGTGCTTACATCAATATAAGTAACAAACAAGCATCTTCAAAGAGCCTAAGTATGGTTCATGTTATCCAAATTTTCATGCTTTTAACAGGCGCTATCATTTTAATCTTTACACCAACAGATGCTAGCAAGATCGGTAAAAACGAGATATTTAGATCAGGCATGATCGCTCTTGTTGCAGTATTTGGTATCTCTTGGATGGCTGAGACTATGTTTGCAGTGCATACTCCGATGATGAAAGAGGCGCTAGGAAGCATCGTAAAAGAGCACCCTTGGACTTATGCGGTTATGCTCTTGATTATCTCAAAATTTGTAAATTCTCAAGCTGCGGCCTTGGTTGCATTTGTACCATTAGCATTAAATATCGATGTTAATCCTGCTATCATTCTAGCCTTTGCGCCAGCTTGCTACGGATACTACATCCTACCAACATATCCAAGCGACCTTGCGGCTATTCAGTTTGATAGAAGCGGTACGACACATATTGGTAAATTTGTTATCAATCACAGCTTTATCATTCCGGGTCTTATTGGTGTTATATCCTCTTGTATATTTGGCTATATTTTTGCAACTGCTTTTGGATATCTATAATAGATAAATTCTCTTGCTGCTAGTAATTTCTAGTGGCAAGAGTAGAATTTATCAAAGCTTATCTTTAAATTTTTGTTTATTGCTCATATAAACGAAGCTTAGCACTTCGGCCACGGCCCTAAAAAGATGTGCTGGTATCGTATCATCGACTTCACAAATTTTATAAAGCTCTCTTGCGAGTGGTGGGTTTTCATAAATTTGCACACCATTTTCAACGGCTATTTTTTTGATTTGCAGTGCTAAAAAATCAACACCTTTGGCAAGTATTATCGGCGCCTCGTCGCGACTTTTATCATATCTTATCGCCACGGCGTAGTGAGTAGGGTTTGTTATGACTACGTCAGCTTGTGGGATATTTTGCATCATTCGACGCTTGGCTGCACGCATTTGTGCTTGACGAATTCTGCCCTTCACTTGCGGATCTCCTTCCATTTGCTTATACTCATCTTTTATCTCTTGCTTGCTCATACGAAGGTCTTTAAAGTATTGAAAACGCACGATGAGAAGGTCGATAAGTCCGATCACAAAAAGAATAAAAAGCATGACACTAACAAGAATGATGAGCTTTTCTTTTAGCCAAGCAAGCTGATCAAACATAGAAAAAAAGAGCGTGTGCGGAAGCTCTTTGATAAACTGCAAGAAAAAATAAAATCCAACACCAAAGACGATACTAACTTTTAGCACGATTTTAATGCTATCTATCACTTTTTTCATCGAGAATAAATTTTTTAGTCCCTTTAGTGGGTTTATCTTGCCAAAATTTGGCATTATAGGCTTTGCGGTAAAGATAAATCCAAACTGCATTACATTTGCGATGACACCAGCGATCGCCACACAGATACAAACTGGAAGTATCATAAGAAGCGACCTTGCAAAGGTATTTACGACGATCATTTTTACAGTTGGCAAGGTCAGTGGCTGACCGATAAATTTTGAGTAGTAGATATAAAGTGAGATGATCTGTTCTTTCATAAAATTTAGCATCGCAAGTAGTACGCCAATAGCGATGACAAGGGTCACGAACCCAGCTAGGTCCTGACTTTTGGGAACGTTGCCGTCTTTTTTGGCATCTTCTATCTTTTTGGGGGTCGCTTCTTCGGTTTTTTCCTGATCTTCGCCTGCCATCTTTATCCTGAGCTTGCTTAAATTTGAGCGATTATAGCCAAAATGCGGTTAAACTATCCGCTAAAGCCACCTTTTGCACGTGGAAAATTAGGCCTTTTTGGCTAAAATTAGCAAAAATAAGGAGCACGCAAAATGTCATTTTTAGAAGGCTTATTTAACATTTTTATAACCAAAAAACCACCAAAAAGCGACGAAGAGCTACTTTTAGACGAATATGCAAGCATTTACGCCGAGATAAAAGAGAAAAACTTAAACGATTACGACTTTTTATGTGAGCTCATACGATTACTCTCTTTTTCAAGAGCTAGACGCTACGACTTTTGCCTTGAAAAGTGCCTAGCTGAGGGCGACGCCGAGGCACTAAATGATCTTATCTTTCAATACTCTAAGCTGAATTTACTCCCAGGATGTAGCGGCGGATACGATCAGTGCGAGAAGCTCATACCAGCGTTTTTTGCTATCGCTTGTGGCGACACAGATAGTATGGCAAGCATCTTTCCAAAAGGCTTGCCACCTAGCAAAAACGGCTATAAATTTCTATGCGTCATGCATGATTTACTCACGGCAATGCTTTGGCAAGATGAAAATTTACTCGCTCCTGCCCTAGAAAAGGCTCACGCCTTTGCAGAGTCTAAAAAGCCAGCAAACGAAAGAGAAGCGGTTAAATTTGTGCTTACCCTACACGAAAAAGATACGGCTGCTATGAGCGAGCATTTACAGAAATTTTGCTCGACTTTTGGCAGGACAGATGCACCCAAATTTGAAAAACGTCTCTACATTTTCGCGCACGGACTTCATGCCTTAGCGCGCTACTTTTTGCCACTTGAGCTCTTTAAAGAGATAAAGCTTCCAAAGAACGAAAATTTCAGTAAATTTTACGCAAAAAGGCTCTTTCAAAATGAAATTCCCAAGCCAAAACTTTATTTTACTTTTCTGCCTGAGCTTGAACTGATAAATGTGATCTTAAATGCGCCAGTAGCTAAAACTCTGATATATCAGCCATATTTGCCAAATGACAAAACATTTTTTCTGGATCACGATGCGATGATTAAAAATTTGGCCGACGAGATCATAAAATCAGGGGCATTAAAGTAGAATTTATAAACTTTTGGCTAACATTCACATCTTACAACCAATAAAGCTCCATAAATCTTTTGCAAAAAAGTGCTTTTTGGTCTTACCAAATTTTAGAAAGGTAGAGTATGTCAAAATACGCTATATTTAAGCATGGCGGTAAGCAATATCGTGTTAGCGAGGGCGAGTACCTTAAGCTAGATCACTTTAGTGCTGAAGCTAAATCAACCGTTGAGATTACAGAAGTTTTAGCTGTAAATGACGGCGAAGTAAAGGTAGGTGCGCCATTTGTGAAGGGTGCAAAAGTTGTTCTTGAGGTCATTAATGAAGGCAAAGACAAAAAAGTAGTTATCTACAAAAAACGCAGACGTAAAGACTCAAAACTAAAACGCGGCTTTAGAAGACAATTTACACGTGTAAAAGTCGTAAGTATCGCAGCTTAAGGAGATAAGATATGGCACATAAAAAAGGTCAGGGTTCAACCCAAAATAACCGTGATAGTATCGGACGCCGATTAGGTGTTAAAAAATTTGGTGGTGAGTTCGTTCGTGCTGGAAATATAATCATCCGCCAAAGAGGAACAGCAACTCACGCTGGAAATAACGTAGGTCTTGGCAAAGACCACACAATTTTTGCATTAGTCGATGGCTTTGTAAAATTTGAAAGACTTGATAAAAACAGAAAAAAAGTATCTGTTTATCCAGCTGCATAATCTCAGGGGCAATCGCCCCCTTTCTTTCTTAAAATTATTCAAAAATCAAAATTTTTATTTAGTGTTTAGAATTTTTCAAATAGCTATTTGAGAGAAATTTTAAATCAACCATAACTTTATATTTTAGGCTTCATACTGATTATCTTTGCTTTATTTTAGACAAGATATTACGATTTAATTTCAGTAAAGTTGGATATAATCCAAATAAAAAATTTAAGGTAAAAAATGTTTATAGATAGTGCAAGATTGACTCTAAGTTCGGGGCATGGTGGAGCTGGAGCTGTGAGTTTTCGCCGTGAAAAACACGTCATTTTAGGTGGTCCAGACGGCGGAGATGGCGGTGACGGCGGAGATGTCTATTTTGTCTGCGATAACAACACCCACACACTGGCAAACTACAAGGGCAAAAGGGCGATGAGAGCGAGCGACGGCGAGGCTGGCATGGGCAGACGCATGACTGGCAAAAAGGGCGAGAGCTTAGAGCTCATCGTGCCACCAGGAACGGCGGTCTATGACGCGCAGAGCAATGAACTACTTTGCGACATGGTAGAAGAGGGGCAAAGGACGCTATTTTTAAAAGGCGGCAAGGGCGGACTTGGAAATTTCCACTTTAAAAACTCTATCAACCAAGCTCCAGAGTACGCTCAAAAGGGCATGCCAGAAGAGAGCATAGAGATCAGACTCGAGCTAAAGCTAATAGCTGATGTGGGTCTTGTTGGCTTTCCAAATGTCGGCAAATCAACCCTTATCTCAGCCGTCTCAAACGCCAAACCACAGATCGCAAACTACGAATTTACCACGCTTACGCCAAAGCTCGGACTTGTCGAGGTCGATCAGTTTAGTGGCTTTGTCATGGCTGATATCCCTGGCATCATCGAGGGAGCGAGCGACGGACGCGGCCTTGGCGTGCAGTTTTTAAAGCACATCGAGAGAAATAAAATTTTGCTTTTTATGATAGATAGTGCAAATTACAAAAGCATGAGCGAGCAGTTTAGCGTGCTAAAAGAGGAGGTCGCTAAATTTTCAAGTGTGCTTGCCAGCAGGGACTATGCTATCGCGCTCACCAGAGTCGATGCGGCTGAAAATTTAGATGAAAATATAAAAGAATTTATGAAAAGTATAAATTTAGAGCCAAATCAAGATGGTAAATTTGTCTATAAGCAAGATATTTACAGCTTTGACGCGAAAAAGCCATACTTTATTTTGCCGATCTCTTCAGCGACAAACGAGAATATCGACGAGCTTAAATTTGCACTGCTTGAGCTACTAAAAAAGGAGCTTTGAGTTGCGACTTTTTGGCACTTTGAGCATAGAAATTTAAGAGTATAAAATGAAGAAAATTTTTTGCATTATGTTATTTTGCTTTGGTGCATATAGCTGCGAGCCAGCCGATCCGGTGTATATGTTTTTGGATTACAATGACATAGATCGTGACGGCATGCTAAATTTAGGTGAATGGACGGCTTGCAAGGTGCCACCAGGACTAAAAATAGCACCAGATCTATGCACTAGTGAGGAATTTAAGAGGCTGGATCTTGATCGTAGTGGCAAAGTTAGCATTAATGAGCTAGGAAGTTTGATATTTCAAAAGATTGACTGGCAAGAAGATCCATGCGCCTCTTGGCTGACTAGTAGTAAAAACGTAGATCAAAATAAAAGTCGTTGAAATTTAAAGGAAAGTGATGAATGTAGTTTTTATGGGGACGCCTGATTATGCCGTTAGGATACTTAGGCACTTAAAAGAGGCTGGCTTTAATATAAAAGCGATCTTTACTCAGCCTGATAAGCCAGTTGGCAGAAAGCAAATTTTAACCCCAAGTGAGGTCAAAATTTACGCTCAAAATGAGCTAGTAGGCGTGCCAGTCTTTACACCAAATACGCTAAAAGATGAGTCTGTGGTTGCCGAGCTAAAGGCATTTGAGCCCAAATTTATCGTGGTGGCAGCTTACGGCAAAATTTTGCCTAGGAGCGTGCTTGACGTGGCGACTTGTATAAATTTACATGCTTCGATCTTGCCAAAATATAGAGGTGCTAGCCCCATTCAAAGCGCGATCCTAGCAGGCGAAAAGCAAACTGGTGTCACAGCTATGCTAATGGACACTGGCCTTGATACTGGCGATATGCTGGACTTCATCTATACGCCTTGCGAGAGCAAGATGTCAAGCGAGCTTTTTAACGAGCTTGGCGAGCTTGGCGGTGAGCTAATCGTAAAAGTGCTTAAAAATTTTGAAAATTTAAAACCACAAAAGCAAGATGACGCGCAGGCTACGCACTGCAAAAAGATAAGCAAGAGTGACGGGCTTTTTAGCTTTGATGAAGATGTGGGGCAAATTTATAATAAATTTCGTGCGCTTACACCTTGGCCGGGGATTTATTTAGAGAGTGGGCTAAAAATTTTATCACTTGAGCCAAGCGAAAAAAGTGGCAAAAGTGGAGAAATTTTAAGCGTAGAAAAAGATCACGTTGTGGTTGCTTGCAAGGGTGGCGCGGTCAAAATTTACGAGTTTCAAGAGCCAAGCAAAAAGTCAACAAACGCAAAAGCATATATAAATGGTAAGCGTCTTAGTGTTGGTGACAAGATAGAGTAATAATCAAATTTAATAGGAGAAAATATGAAAAATGCGCTAAGTATAGCAGGGGTTGATCCAAGCGGTGGAGCTGGGGTTTTAGCTGATATAAAGGTCTTTATAGCACATGGTGTGTATGCGATGGGGGCGATCACTGCGGTCACTGCTCAAAATACAAAGGGCATCTTTGGCATGCAGCTAGTTGAGACCAAGCTTATCGAGGATCAGATAAGAGCGATATTTGATGATATAAGAGTTGATGTGATAAAAATCGGCGTTGTCCCAAGCGTGGATATCATAAAATGCGTCGCAAAAACGCTAAGAGAGATCAAAAATTTACCACCAGTTGTGCTTGACCCAGTTATGAGCTGTAAAAATGGCGATATCTGGCTAGAAGGCGCTGCAAAAGACGCAATCGTGGAGGAGCTTTTCCCACTTGCTAGCGTGATCACACCAAATATCTTTGAGGCTCGTGAAATTTTAAAACGTGAGCTAAAAGGTGAGAGCAAGCTCAAAGAGGCTTGTAAGGATCTTTTAAAATTTGGCACAAAGAGCGTTTATTTAAAGTGTGGCGAGCTTGATGGCAAGTCACTTGATATATTTTATGACGGCAGCGAATATGAAATTTTTAGCGACGAGCGCATAAAAACGACCGCTACTCACGGCTCAGGCTGCTCGCTATCAAGTGCGATCGCATCAAATTTAGCAAATGGTCTTAGTCTAAAAGATAGTGTGAAAAACGCACATGACTATATCTTTAACGCTATCAAAAACGCAGTCATTATCGGCGGTGGACAAAATCCGGTAAATCACTTCTATAAATTTAAGGTGTGATTTGAAGGTTGAGTTTTTCCAAAGTCTGCCTTCAACGCAGGAATTTTTGGTAGACGCCCTAAAAAACGGCGAGATAAAAGCTCCATATATGGTCGTGGCGTATAATCAAACAAAAGGTGTCGGCAGCCGCGGCAACAGCTGGGAGGGGCTTGGCGGAAATTTGTTTATGTCGTTTTGCATAAGCGAAGATGAGTTACCAAGCGACATACCTCCGCCCTCGATCTCAATATATTTTTCTATGCTGATGCGTGAAGTCTTGAGCGAACTTGGCTCAAAGTGCTGGTTAAAATGGCCAAATGACTTTTACGTGGACGAGCGCAAAATAGGCGGTACTTTGACAAATAAAGTGGATGAAATTTACATTTGCGGCATAGGGATAAATTTAGCTAGTGCGCCCAAAAATGCGGGCATTTTAGACATAAAAGCTAGTGTAGATGAGTTAGTTTGGGGCTTTGTTAGCATGCTTGATAAAAAGATTTTATGGAAGCCAATTTTTAGCAAATTTAGGATAGACTTTTGCAAGTCAAAAAGTTTTATTACGCATATTGCAAATAGAGCTGTTTCGCTTCAGGATGCTGAAATTTGCGATGATGGAGCGATATTATTAAATGGGGAAAAGGTATATTCTTTAAGATGAGCGAGATAATAACAATAGCTAACCAAAAAGGCGGCGTTGGCAAGACCACAACGGCCGTAAATTTAGCCGCATCACTGGCGGTTGCTGAGAAAAAAGTATTATTAATAGACATCGATCCACAGGCAAATGCGACAACCGGACTTGGTTTTAGCAGAAGTGACTATGAGTTTAACATCTATCACGTCTTAACAGATAGAAAAAAGCTCTCGCAAATCGTGTTAAAAACTGAGATCCCAACACTTTTTTTAGCTCCGTCAAATATAGGGCTTGTCGGTATTGAACAAGAATTTAACGATCAAAATAAGGACTATAAACTAATCCTTAAAAATAAAATTTCAGAAGTTGTAAACGACTATGATTTTATCATCATCGATAGTCCTCCAGCACTTGGCAGCATCACGATAAATGCTCTTAGTGCAAGTGATAGTGTTATCATCCCTATTCAATGTGAATTTTACGCACTTGAGGGACTAGCGCAGATCCTAAATACAGTCAAGATTATTAAGAAGACAATAAATCCAAAGCTAAATATAAAGGGCTTTTTACCGACTATGTTTAGTTCGCAAAATAATCTCTCAAAAGAGACCATTGCAAATTTAAAGCAGCATTTTGAAAATAAGCTCTTTAAGAGTAAGGACAGCAAAGAGGAATTTGTGGTCGTTCCAAGAAATGTTAAACTTGCTGAAAGTCCAAGTTTTGGTAAGCCAGTGATACTTTATGATATAAAATCACCAGGCTCAATTGCGTATCAAAATTTGGCATATTGTATTTTAAACTAAAAAATAAGGAAAAAAATGGCTAAAAAAGGTGGATTAGGGCGAGGACTTAGTGCGATACTTGAAGATGTAGAGCAAGCCTACAGTAAAGAGATCGCAAATTTAAACGACTCTGAGATAGTCGAAGAGATAAATATAGATGAAATTTTGCCAAACCCATACCAGCCAAGAACACATTTTGACGAAGAGGCTTTAAGAGAGCTAAGTGCTAGCATCAAAAGGCACGGATTGATCCAGCCAATAATCGTCATCAAAAAAGATGATGGCTATATGTTAATAGCTGGTGAGCGCAGATACCGCGCTACAAAGATGCTTGGAGCAAGCAAGATAAAGGCAATCATCGCTGATATCAAGTCTCAAAATTTGAGAGAGCTTGCGCTTATCGAAAATATTCAGCGTGAAAATTTAAATCCAATCGAACTTGCAAAGTCGTATAAAGAGCTCATAAATGAGTATAAGATCACACAAGACGGCTTGGCAAATATCATTCATAAAAGTAGAACACAAATAACAAATACGATGAGGCTTTTACTTCTTAGTGACTATACGCAAAAACTTTTACAAGAAGACAAGCTCACACAAGGCCACGCTAAAGTTATAGTTGGGCTTAGCGCCGAAGAAGAAAAGATGGTTGTTGATACGATCATCGGTCAAAAGTTAAGCGTTAGAGACACAGAAATTTTAGTAAAAAAGATAAAAAATAAGGAAGAGATAAAAGATAAAAAGCTAAAAATTTCTGAGGAAATGAGTAAAAAACTATCAAATTTACAAGAAATTTTTAAAAATTTAAAGATAAAAGCAAAAGTAAAATCTAGCAATCTAGTTTTAGAATTTAATAATATTTCACAGATAGAAGAATTTATTTCTAGGCTAAAATAGAATTACAAATTTATTTTTATTTTTAGTAATTTATTGTAAAATCAGACTTTAATTTGAATATTAAATAAAACTTAATGATAAAATAAGGAGAGTGGATGTTAGAAATAGATGTGCCATTGATGCTTTTGACGGCTGTCGTTTTCTTGGTATTGATCGCTATTTTGAATTCCTTGCTTTATAAGCCAATGCTCAAATTCATAGATGACAGAAATGCCTCTATAAAAAATGATGAAGAGAGTACTAGTAAAAATGCAAGTGATCTAAGTGTTCATGAAAAAGAGATTGAAGAGATTATATTAAACGCAAGGACTGAGGCCAATAAAATAAGGCAAGAAGCCTTAAATTTGGCAAAAGAAGAGTCTTTAAAAGAAGTAAATGCCGTAAAGAGTAGTTTAGAGGCTAATTATAATGAATTTTTAAATGCTCTAAGCTCTCAGAAAGATAACTTAAAGGCAGATCTATCAGCTAAACTACCTGAACTTAGAGCGGCTTTAAATGCCAAGCTCTCTAAAATTTAAAGGAATTTCATGAAGATAAAAATTTTATTTTTTCTAGCACTTCCATTTCTAGCTTATGCTAGTGGGCATGGCGGAACAAATTACGATATAGTAGAGAGAACGCTAAACTTCTTACTTTTCTTTGCTATTTTGGTATATTTTGCAGCTAAGCCACTAAAAGCTCTTTATCAAAGCAGAATTGACAGGATCTCAAACAAGCTTGAAAGTATCCAAGAAAAACTCCGTGATTCTAAGGCCAAAAAAGATGACGCTCTAAAACGTGTAGAAGAGGCTAAGCAAAATGCAAACTCTTTAATCGAAACTGCTAAAAAAGAGGCTTTAAATTTAGCTGCTAAGGTTAAAAGTGATGTTCAAAATGATATAATAAATCTTCAAAAGAGCTACAAAGAGCAAAAAGAATTTGAAGAGCGCAAGATGACAAAAGGCGTTGTAAATGAAATTTTGAGCGACATTTTCTCAAGCGATAGCCTAAAAGTCGATCAAAAAGAACTTGTAAATATCATACTTAAAAAGGTTAGCTAATGAATGAAGTAGTAGCCAAAAAATATGTTAAAGCGATCCTGAGCGATGCAAAGCCGGGTGAGCTAAATGCCTTTATCGAAAATTTAGTTGAGCTAGCTGCCGCTTTTGGAAGCGAAAAATTTAAAAGCATCATAAGCTTGCCAACTTTAAAAGCTGCAAAAAAAGTAGAATTTATACTTTCTTTAGTAAAAAATTTAGACGCCAAATTTGCAAATTTTATAAAGCTTCTTGGTGCAAACAAAAGACTAGAGCTTATCCCAGCGATCTTAAACGAGATGAAGATAGAGCAATCTTTGCTTGAAAATACATATCGTGGTGAGGTCATTGGAAATTTTGAACTAAGCGCTGAGCAG
This window harbors:
- a CDS encoding anaerobic C4-dicarboxylate transporter, producing MDFLMNLSEGMQFAIQLLIVLICLFYGAKKGGIALGMLGGIGLIVLVFGFNIEPGKPAIDVMLTILAVVVASATLQASGGLDVMLQIAETILRKNPKYVSILAPFVTCTLTILCGTGHVVYTVLPIVYDIAIKNGIRPERPMAASSIASQMGIIASPVSVAVVTLTSFLINAKTHLAGFDGYLDLLKITIPSTFCGVLVVGIFSWFRGKDLDKDEVFQAKLQDPEFKKYVYGDSATLLGKKLPGYQWAAMWIFLGSILVVALLGYFKDLRPSWTTYKDATVVQVIANLPTEQKVLKTLKIKDASIQTEAAELKVANDKLNANQKAQSVKIIGKDANQTLTRTADGAVTYINEKGAKEEFQGAYINISNKQASSKSLSMVHVIQIFMLLTGAIILIFTPTDASKIGKNEIFRSGMIALVAVFGISWMAETMFAVHTPMMKEALGSIVKEHPWTYAVMLLIISKFVNSQAAALVAFVPLALNIDVNPAIILAFAPACYGYYILPTYPSDLAAIQFDRSGTTHIGKFVINHSFIIPGLIGVISSCIFGYIFATAFGYL
- the flhB gene encoding flagellar biosynthesis protein FlhB, whose product is MAGEDQEKTEEATPKKIEDAKKDGNVPKSQDLAGFVTLVIAIGVLLAMLNFMKEQIISLYIYYSKFIGQPLTLPTVKMIVVNTFARSLLMILPVCICVAIAGVIANVMQFGFIFTAKPIMPNFGKINPLKGLKNLFSMKKVIDSIKIVLKVSIVFGVGFYFFLQFIKELPHTLFFSMFDQLAWLKEKLIILVSVMLFILFVIGLIDLLIVRFQYFKDLRMSKQEIKDEYKQMEGDPQVKGRIRQAQMRAAKRRMMQNIPQADVVITNPTHYAVAIRYDKSRDEAPIILAKGVDFLALQIKKIAVENGVQIYENPPLARELYKICEVDDTIPAHLFRAVAEVLSFVYMSNKQKFKDKL
- the rplU gene encoding 50S ribosomal protein L21 is translated as MSKYAIFKHGGKQYRVSEGEYLKLDHFSAEAKSTVEITEVLAVNDGEVKVGAPFVKGAKVVLEVINEGKDKKVVIYKKRRRKDSKLKRGFRRQFTRVKVVSIAA
- the rpmA gene encoding 50S ribosomal protein L27; protein product: MAHKKGQGSTQNNRDSIGRRLGVKKFGGEFVRAGNIIIRQRGTATHAGNNVGLGKDHTIFALVDGFVKFERLDKNRKKVSVYPAA
- the obgE gene encoding GTPase ObgE gives rise to the protein MFIDSARLTLSSGHGGAGAVSFRREKHVILGGPDGGDGGDGGDVYFVCDNNTHTLANYKGKRAMRASDGEAGMGRRMTGKKGESLELIVPPGTAVYDAQSNELLCDMVEEGQRTLFLKGGKGGLGNFHFKNSINQAPEYAQKGMPEESIEIRLELKLIADVGLVGFPNVGKSTLISAVSNAKPQIANYEFTTLTPKLGLVEVDQFSGFVMADIPGIIEGASDGRGLGVQFLKHIERNKILLFMIDSANYKSMSEQFSVLKEEVAKFSSVLASRDYAIALTRVDAAENLDENIKEFMKSINLEPNQDGKFVYKQDIYSFDAKKPYFILPISSATNENIDELKFALLELLKKEL
- a CDS encoding GDP-mannose dehydrogenase, whose protein sequence is MKKIFCIMLFCFGAYSCEPADPVYMFLDYNDIDRDGMLNLGEWTACKVPPGLKIAPDLCTSEEFKRLDLDRSGKVSINELGSLIFQKIDWQEDPCASWLTSSKNVDQNKSR
- the fmt gene encoding methionyl-tRNA formyltransferase yields the protein MNVVFMGTPDYAVRILRHLKEAGFNIKAIFTQPDKPVGRKQILTPSEVKIYAQNELVGVPVFTPNTLKDESVVAELKAFEPKFIVVAAYGKILPRSVLDVATCINLHASILPKYRGASPIQSAILAGEKQTGVTAMLMDTGLDTGDMLDFIYTPCESKMSSELFNELGELGGELIVKVLKNFENLKPQKQDDAQATHCKKISKSDGLFSFDEDVGQIYNKFRALTPWPGIYLESGLKILSLEPSEKSGKSGEILSVEKDHVVVACKGGAVKIYEFQEPSKKSTNAKAYINGKRLSVGDKIE
- the thiD gene encoding bifunctional hydroxymethylpyrimidine kinase/phosphomethylpyrimidine kinase, which gives rise to MKNALSIAGVDPSGGAGVLADIKVFIAHGVYAMGAITAVTAQNTKGIFGMQLVETKLIEDQIRAIFDDIRVDVIKIGVVPSVDIIKCVAKTLREIKNLPPVVLDPVMSCKNGDIWLEGAAKDAIVEELFPLASVITPNIFEAREILKRELKGESKLKEACKDLLKFGTKSVYLKCGELDGKSLDIFYDGSEYEIFSDERIKTTATHGSGCSLSSAIASNLANGLSLKDSVKNAHDYIFNAIKNAVIIGGGQNPVNHFYKFKV
- a CDS encoding biotin--[acetyl-CoA-carboxylase] ligase; this translates as MKVEFFQSLPSTQEFLVDALKNGEIKAPYMVVAYNQTKGVGSRGNSWEGLGGNLFMSFCISEDELPSDIPPPSISIYFSMLMREVLSELGSKCWLKWPNDFYVDERKIGGTLTNKVDEIYICGIGINLASAPKNAGILDIKASVDELVWGFVSMLDKKILWKPIFSKFRIDFCKSKSFITHIANRAVSLQDAEICDDGAILLNGEKVYSLR
- a CDS encoding ParA family protein; protein product: MSEIITIANQKGGVGKTTTAVNLAASLAVAEKKVLLIDIDPQANATTGLGFSRSDYEFNIYHVLTDRKKLSQIVLKTEIPTLFLAPSNIGLVGIEQEFNDQNKDYKLILKNKISEVVNDYDFIIIDSPPALGSITINALSASDSVIIPIQCEFYALEGLAQILNTVKIIKKTINPKLNIKGFLPTMFSSQNNLSKETIANLKQHFENKLFKSKDSKEEFVVVPRNVKLAESPSFGKPVILYDIKSPGSIAYQNLAYCILN
- a CDS encoding ParB/RepB/Spo0J family partition protein; the protein is MAKKGGLGRGLSAILEDVEQAYSKEIANLNDSEIVEEINIDEILPNPYQPRTHFDEEALRELSASIKRHGLIQPIIVIKKDDGYMLIAGERRYRATKMLGASKIKAIIADIKSQNLRELALIENIQRENLNPIELAKSYKELINEYKITQDGLANIIHKSRTQITNTMRLLLLSDYTQKLLQEDKLTQGHAKVIVGLSAEEEKMVVDTIIGQKLSVRDTEILVKKIKNKEEIKDKKLKISEEMSKKLSNLQEIFKNLKIKAKVKSSNLVLEFNNISQIEEFISRLK
- a CDS encoding FoF1 ATP synthase subunit B', which encodes MLEIDVPLMLLTAVVFLVLIAILNSLLYKPMLKFIDDRNASIKNDEESTSKNASDLSVHEKEIEEIILNARTEANKIRQEALNLAKEESLKEVNAVKSSLEANYNEFLNALSSQKDNLKADLSAKLPELRAALNAKLSKI
- a CDS encoding F0F1 ATP synthase subunit B gives rise to the protein MKIKILFFLALPFLAYASGHGGTNYDIVERTLNFLLFFAILVYFAAKPLKALYQSRIDRISNKLESIQEKLRDSKAKKDDALKRVEEAKQNANSLIETAKKEALNLAAKVKSDVQNDIINLQKSYKEQKEFEERKMTKGVVNEILSDIFSSDSLKVDQKELVNIILKKVS
- a CDS encoding F0F1 ATP synthase subunit delta, which codes for MNEVVAKKYVKAILSDAKPGELNAFIENLVELAAAFGSEKFKSIISLPTLKAAKKVEFILSLVKNLDAKFANFIKLLGANKRLELIPAILNEMKIEQSLLENTYRGEVIGNFELSAEQLKALEENFSKKFDSKIKLDGLKSDYNGVKVELDDLGVEVNFSIDRLKSQMSEYILKAI